In Ochotona princeps isolate mOchPri1 chromosome 21, mOchPri1.hap1, whole genome shotgun sequence, a single genomic region encodes these proteins:
- the LOC131482841 gene encoding zinc finger protein 420-like has protein sequence MYQKSELIRDQILPSAENPYECNEHGKTFHQQFSLIAHQIIHTREKPYECSECGKCFSRKPQLLAHQRIHTGEKPYKCGVCGKAFIHKSHLIRHEKIHTGEKPYECSECGKCFSDKPHLIRHQRIHTGEKPYECSVCGKVFVQKSHLIRHQRIHTGEKPYECSECGKAFIRKSHLISHQRKHTGEKPYECSECGKAFIRTSNLIAHQRIHTGKKPYECSEFGKCFSNKLYLIRHQRIHTGEKSYECSECGKAFVHKSHLIRHQRIHTGEKAYECSECGKAFSHKTNLIAHQRKHTGEKTYERSECGKGFSHKTNLIAHQRKHTGEKAYECSECGKAFSRKSNLIAHQRIHTGDKPYECSECGKMFSVKANFKSHQRIHTGEKPYECSECGKAFVHKSHLSRHQRMHTGEKPYACSECGKAFSYKSSIRSHQRIHTGEKPYECSECEKDFIRKSHLISHQEAHRGKTL, from the exons atgtaccagaagtcagaactcattagagatcagatccttccaagtgcagagaatccatatgaatgcaatgagcaTGGAAAAACCTTTCACCAGCAATTTTCTCTCATTGCTCATCAGATAATCCACAccagggagaaaccttatgaatgtagcgagTGTGGGAAATGCTTTTCTCGTAAGCCCCAGCTCcttgcacatcagagaatccacactggagaaaaaccttataaatgtggtgtgtgtggaaaagcttttattcataagtcacacctcattaggcATGAGAAAATCCATactggagaaaaaccttatgagtgtagtgagtgtggaaaatgcttttctgataagccacacctcattagacatcagagaatccatactggggaaaaaccttatgaatgtagtgtgtgTGGAAAAGTTTTTGTtcagaagtcacacctcattaggcatcagagaatccacacaggggaaaaaccttatgaatgcagtgagtgtggaaaagcttttattcgtaagtcacacctcattagtcATCAGAGGAAGcacactggagaaaaaccttatgaatgtagtgagtgtggaaaagcttttattcgtacaTCAAAcctcattgcacatcagagaatccacacagggaaaAAACCTTATGAGTGTAGTGAGTTTGGgaaatgcttttccaataagctatacctcattagacatcagagaatccatactggggaaaaatcttatgaatgtagtgagtgtggaaaagcttttgttcataagtcacacctcattaggcatcagagaatccacacaggggaaaaagcttatgaatgtagtgagtgtggaaaagctttttctcataaGACAAAcctcattgcacatcagagaaAGCACACAGGTGAAAAAACTTATGAacgtagtgagtgtggaaaaggcttttctcatAAGACAAAcctcattgcacatcagagaaagcacacaggtgaaaaagcttatgaatgtagtgagtgtggaaaagcttttagtcgtaagtcaaacctcattgcacatcagagaatccacactggggacaaaccttatgaatgtagtgagtgtggaaaaatgttttctgttaagGCAAACTTTAaatcacatcagagaattcacacaggggaaaaaccttatgaatgcagtgagtgtggaaaagcttttgttCATAAGTCACACCTCTCTAGacatcagagaatgcacacaggggaaaaaccctaTGCAtgcagtgaatgtggaaaagctttttcttatAA GTCAAGTATTCgatcacatcagagaatacacacaggggaaaaaccttatgaatgcagtgagtgtgaaaaagattttattcgtaagtcacacctcattagtcATCAGGAagcacacaggggaaaaaccttatga